One stretch of Mangifera indica cultivar Alphonso chromosome 9, CATAS_Mindica_2.1, whole genome shotgun sequence DNA includes these proteins:
- the LOC123224903 gene encoding transcription factor bHLH48-like isoform X2, whose product MEPRSSAIGPSLDPNALDSFQFNEEIQQLMAVPQENASSFTALLELPTPQAVKLLHYSRDSEDSAAPAYSNNHTVTADAHCPPYHFPVGANLTFPSNIALIGRAARLNEKNNNRNNTPETTESVPSNSSGDLGKVKNEPAESDSNNPNSSPPAENKRSVKRKECDKKVKVATKKSKSGANDSSVDAQKLPYVHVRARRGQATDSHSLAERARREKINARMKLLQELVPGCDKISGTALVLDEIINHVQLLQRQVEFLSMRLAAVNPRIDANFDNILASESGSLTDGNFSNMSMPLMSPEVQINASWQQYQQQWHLNAHHQPIWGREEESHHFVTPENSPMTQQIQLCTQIN is encoded by the exons ATGGAACCCAGATCCAGTGCAATTGGACCCTCACTTGACCCGAACGCCCTCGATTCATTCCAATTCAACGAAGAAATTCAACAGTTGATGGCCGTGCCACAAGAAAATGCAAGCTCCTTCACTGCACTCCTCGAGCTGCCCACCCCACAAGCCGTGAAACTCCTCCACTACTCTCGTGATTCCGAGGACTCTGCTGCGCCTGCTTACTCAAACAACCACACAGTCACCGCCGATGCTCACTGCCCACCCTATCATTTCCCCGTTGGAGCAAACTTGACTTTTCCATCTAACATAGCTTTGATTGGACGCGCCGCgagattgaatgaaaaaaataataacagaaATAACACTCCGGAAACCACGGAGTCGGTGCCGTCAAATTCAAGCGGGGATCTCGGGAAAGTAAAGAACGAGCCAGCAGAATCAGACTCCAACAACCCCAATTCATCACCTCCGGCGGAGAATAAGAGATCGGTGAAGAGAAAAGAGTGCGATAAGAAG GTCAAAGTAGCGACAAAGAAGAGCAAAAGCGGTGCAAACGATAGCAGCGTAGATGCGCAGAAGCTTCCATACGTTCACGTTCGAGCTCGTCGTGGTCAAGCCACAGATAGCCATAGCTTAGCTGAGAGA GCGAGGAGAGAGAAGATTAATGCACGAATGAAGCTGCTACAAGAACTGGTCCCAGGATGCGATAAG ATTTCTGGTACAGCTTTAGTTTTAGATGAGATCATCAATCATGTGCAGTTGCTGCAGCGTCAAGTGGAG TTCTTATCAATGAGACTTGCAGCAGTGAATCCAAGAATTGATGCCAATTTTGACAATATATTGGCTTCAGAA AGTGGATCCTTAACGGACGGTAACTTTTCCAACATGTCTATGCCTCTAATGTCTCCTGAGGTTCAAATCAATGCAAGCTGGCAACAATATCAACAGCAATGGCATTTGAATGCACATCATCAGCCTATTTggggaagagaagaagaaagccaTCACT
- the LOC123224903 gene encoding transcription factor bHLH48-like isoform X1 produces the protein MEPRSSAIGPSLDPNALDSFQFNEEIQQLMAVPQENASSFTALLELPTPQAVKLLHYSRDSEDSAAPAYSNNHTVTADAHCPPYHFPVGANLTFPSNIALIGRAARLNEKNNNRNNTPETTESVPSNSSGDLGKVKNEPAESDSNNPNSSPPAENKRSVKRKECDKKVKVATKKSKSGANDSSVDAQKLPYVHVRARRGQATDSHSLAERARREKINARMKLLQELVPGCDKISGTALVLDEIINHVQLLQRQVEFLSMRLAAVNPRIDANFDNILASESGSLTDGNFSNMSMPLMSPEVQINASWQQYQQQWHLNAHHQPIWGREEESHHFVTPENSPMTQQIQQLCTQIN, from the exons ATGGAACCCAGATCCAGTGCAATTGGACCCTCACTTGACCCGAACGCCCTCGATTCATTCCAATTCAACGAAGAAATTCAACAGTTGATGGCCGTGCCACAAGAAAATGCAAGCTCCTTCACTGCACTCCTCGAGCTGCCCACCCCACAAGCCGTGAAACTCCTCCACTACTCTCGTGATTCCGAGGACTCTGCTGCGCCTGCTTACTCAAACAACCACACAGTCACCGCCGATGCTCACTGCCCACCCTATCATTTCCCCGTTGGAGCAAACTTGACTTTTCCATCTAACATAGCTTTGATTGGACGCGCCGCgagattgaatgaaaaaaataataacagaaATAACACTCCGGAAACCACGGAGTCGGTGCCGTCAAATTCAAGCGGGGATCTCGGGAAAGTAAAGAACGAGCCAGCAGAATCAGACTCCAACAACCCCAATTCATCACCTCCGGCGGAGAATAAGAGATCGGTGAAGAGAAAAGAGTGCGATAAGAAG GTCAAAGTAGCGACAAAGAAGAGCAAAAGCGGTGCAAACGATAGCAGCGTAGATGCGCAGAAGCTTCCATACGTTCACGTTCGAGCTCGTCGTGGTCAAGCCACAGATAGCCATAGCTTAGCTGAGAGA GCGAGGAGAGAGAAGATTAATGCACGAATGAAGCTGCTACAAGAACTGGTCCCAGGATGCGATAAG ATTTCTGGTACAGCTTTAGTTTTAGATGAGATCATCAATCATGTGCAGTTGCTGCAGCGTCAAGTGGAG TTCTTATCAATGAGACTTGCAGCAGTGAATCCAAGAATTGATGCCAATTTTGACAATATATTGGCTTCAGAA AGTGGATCCTTAACGGACGGTAACTTTTCCAACATGTCTATGCCTCTAATGTCTCCTGAGGTTCAAATCAATGCAAGCTGGCAACAATATCAACAGCAATGGCATTTGAATGCACATCATCAGCCTATTTggggaagagaagaagaaagccaTCACT